The nucleotide window gagactgagagacagacagacgggagtggagaaagagagagaagggggttgagagagagagagacagcgagagaaagagcagaggggacggagagaggagggagtggagagagaggagggggtggagagaaaGGCAGCGTAGTGGTTAGAGTGTAATTCCCAGTCCTCAggctctgggtttgattccccagTGTCCTCAggctctgggtttgattccccagTGTCCTCAggctctgggtttgattccccagTGTCCTCAggctctgggtttgattccccagTGTCCTCAggctctgggtttgattcccctgTGTCCTCAggctctgggtttgattccccagTGTCCTCAggctctgggtttgattccccagTGTCCTCAggctctgggtttgattccccagTGTCCTCAggctctgggtttgattccccagTGTCCTCAggctctgggtttgattccccagTGTCCCCAGTGTCCTCAggctctgggtttgattccccagtgtccccagccccccccgtccccctctctgaGCCCTCCGGTCCCCCTTGGGTGTGTTACCTCAAACTGGCGGCCGGGGGCGAAGGGGAAGTCCCCGTCCCGCTCCTCGGGGCCCCAACGGCCCCCCAGGTTGGTGTTCCTCACGATGGTCTGCTCCGCCATGCGGGGGTTGAAGTGGAACACCACGTCAGAGCCCTTCATGAAGTCCACCTGGAACCTGCAGAGAGCCCAGGGTCTGAgtcctccacccaacaccaccaccaccaccaccaccacaaagcCCCTACTTGAGTGATACACCCACCACCATCACGCCAACAGAGTAATGCACCCACCAACACCATCCCCATCCAAGTGATGCACCCAACAGCACCGCCACCACCCCATTTgggtcctccacccaccaccacaacgCCCCTACTTGAGTGATACACCCACCCCCAACACACTCCAACCCAAgtgtacaccaccaccaccccatttgagtcctcctccacccaccaccaccaccaccaccgcattGCCCCTAGAGTGAGACTCCTAAAGGTCACGTCTGTTGGTGAGTGTGGGCTACATTAGAGATGAGTTGTGGGGTACCTGTTTCCCCCGTGGATGGGCTCCCCCACGACGGTGATCAGCAGGTTGGGCATCATACCGGCGTGCAGGGGCAGGTCGTAGGGGACCATCTGGaacagggaggagaaggagaggggggagacgagggagagaagggagggagggagaggaataaCTCAGTTTAAAGCAGTAGAGCAGGGTGTGTAAACTATGAAGGAATTATGGAAATGTTCTAgaaaggtcccatattataccaccaggtgttaaGTGTGATTAGCTCATACAAGCCGTTTCGGAAATTCTGCTGACATCACTCTTCTGTAGTTCattcttctgacatcacaagtgggcgtgtccagctagatgtatgacggacagATGAGCAGTTTgctccagtccactgggtaggctggcaggctgatctatccagcacccatgtaggtggacacgcccacttgtgatgtcagaagaggcagatttccaaaacagcttgtaatggctcgtcacactcaaacctggtggtataatatgacaCCTTTAAATACATAATTCCTAATGAGTATGAATACCTACAATTACATTGGCGTACCCCTTAACCTCTGAGGGACAGCCACAGTGGAAAAGGGTATTGAAGCACGTCGTCATAGAAATACATCACAAATAAAGTTGCTGTAGAAATATGTTGTCGTAGTCGAATAGCTTTAACTATTGATCTTCAGGAATGTACACACATAGTCATAGAAAGAAAACTATAAAGTTATAGTTCACCAAGTTATAAAAAGGGTGTAACTATCGAGTCTTAGGGGATCACCCGGTCATGGAAATAAACCCAAATAAAAACAACTCTAAATAAAGGTTTGGTTGAATTGAGTGTTGCACCTCTCCCACATTCCACATCACAATGACCAGTGAGTCAACATCTCCTCGTGGACCTCCCTACCGCCTTACGCAAGCCACTGGCAACCGCCGATGTTATGAATAAGGACAAGCAGGCTAACTTGGAAACCATTTTATTACTTGGAAAAACAAATCATTACAATTTAATATAAGACGACAACCTGATGTAAATCACCAGGACGGGGGTAGTTTACTTTATATGTCATGATCAACAGGGAATGGGAACGAGTCATCTGTATGAAAAATATATAGTAGAgtacatgtatatatgcatatatatatttatatagatatttcTGCTTTGAGAAACAATGCAAAAGGCAAGACATCAGATTGCACTTTGAccccgccgggggggggggggggggggtcaagctGCAGCATCGCAGCCTTTTGTAAATCAACCGCTGAACCCATCAGTAGACaatggggggggcggggggggggggcgacaccGCCTGGCTCCTGATTGGTCACTGACTAGCTGATTGCGGTCAGCGATACGGCGGATAAAACCTGGACTGGAACACAAGAGACACAGTGTGCATGACTACGCGTGCGGCAGCCCTCATTCATCCGCATGAGACCCCGCTGCAGCAGCGACCCACCGCCGAGGGAGGGGTCGGAGCAGACGCAGCCCCCGGCGGAGCCGCCTCAGCACTAAAACCAGCTGCCCCAGCCAGACGTCACCCCGTCAGCCCAAAGcacctccgtcaccaccacAACCGCCCACTCCAAAATCAATAGTCAATAATCAATAGTCAAGAGTCTTCCTGCTCCACAACCAGCACTACAAGGAGAAGAACCACAGAACCAGTCCAGAGATTACCAAGATCAGAAGAAGAGCCCCCAGAACCAGTCTAGAGACCACCACTACAAGAAAAGAGCCCCAGAACCAGTCTAGAGACCACCAAGTTCAGAAGAAGAGCGCAGAACCAACCTAGAGACCAACAAGCTCAGAAGAAGAGCCAAGAACCAGCCTAGAGACCACTACTACAAGAAGAAGAGCCAAGAACCAGCCTAGAGACCACTACTACAAGAAGAAGAGCCAAGAACCAGCCTAGAGACCACCAAGTTCAGAAGAAGAGCCCAGAACCAGCCTAGGGTCCACCAGGTTCAGAAGAAGAGCCCAGAACCAGCCTAGAGACCACAACTGCAAGAAAAGAGCCCCAGAATTGGTTTAGAGTCCACCAGGTTCAGAAGAAGAGCCCAGAACCAGTCTAGAGAGACCACCAACCGCTCTAGAGTGCCCCAATCACCAATCAACACACAACACCGCAAAGCAAGCAAGGCGCCGATACCACAGATGATATTGAACTACTTCAGACTCACCAGCATGTTGCCCGGAGAGGCGGGGCCCCCATAGGGCCCCATGGGCGCCCCGAAGGGGCCGGGGCCGGGAGGGAAGCCGCCTCCTCCGGGGGCGGGAGGGAAGCCGCCTCCTCCGGGCGACCCCCAGGTCCCCGGGGGCATGGGAGGGAAGGCCCCACCCGGGAACCCAGGGAAGGGCCCCgggccggcggcgggggggaaGGCCCCGGGGTCCCCCGGTCCGTACATCCCGTTCCCGGCTCCGGGCTGGCCCCCGGGGAAGGGCATGTTGGGGTAGGGCCCGggaggggccccggggccggagTGAAAGGGTCCGGACGGGTAGGGGACCGGGGCTCCGGGGAGCTGTCCCGGTGCCGCCTCGGCGGGGTACTGCCCCTGGAAAGGCCCGGGGAAGGGCCCCGGAGCTCCGGGGCCCGAAGGGAACTGGCCCGGGGCTCCGGGTCCGGAGGGATACTGTCCAGGGACGCAGGAGCCTGCCGGGTACCCCCCGGGTACCGAAGGGGGCCCGGGGTACTGGCCCGGGGCTTGGGGGCCGGTGTTGTACGGGCTACTAGGGAACTGCCCCGGGGCCCCAGGTGGGCCGCCAGGCATACCGCCGGGGCCTGTGGGCTGCGTGGGGGCCCCTGGGGCAGCGCCGGGCCAGCCGGGgttggcgggggcgggggcagacGGGTTGTTGGTCCCTATGGTACTTGCCTTGCCCGGGACGTCTCCGAGGGCGTCAGACAGCTGCCATGGAAACGAAAGGAGATTACACTGCTTTAACTTTCTGGATAATATAAAGATAACGTTCATGATATACCGTAGGAAATCAAATCGAAAGGCTAAAATGTCAATCATTGGGAATATGTGAAAAAAGTATAGAAAGAAACTATTTCTACTCACCGAAAAATCCATGATctagaacaaaaaaaacattgaaataagCTTTAACCAGTTATCAATAACAGCAAATAATATCCAGC belongs to Gadus chalcogrammus isolate NIFS_2021 chromosome 5, NIFS_Gcha_1.0, whole genome shotgun sequence and includes:
- the lgals3a gene encoding galectin-3 — translated: MDFSLSDALGDVPGKASTIGTNNPSAPAPANPGWPGAAPGAPTQPTGPGGMPGGPPGAPGQFPSSPYNTGPQAPGQYPGPPSVPGGYPAGSCVPGQYPSGPGAPGQFPSGPGAPGPFPGPFQGQYPAEAAPGQLPGAPVPYPSGPFHSGPGAPPGPYPNMPFPGGQPGAGNGMYGPGDPGAFPPAAGPGPFPGFPGGAFPPMPPGTWGSPGGGGFPPAPGGGGFPPGPGPFGAPMGPYGGPASPGNMLMVPYDLPLHAGMMPNLLITVVGEPIHGGNRFQVDFMKGSDVVFHFNPRMAEQTIVRNTNLGGRWGPEERDGDFPFAPGRQFELKVLVEEDSFKVAVDGTHLLEFEHRMGGLEEVTLVRVQGDLRLYSAAPSMI